The following are from one region of the Corylus avellana chromosome ca1, CavTom2PMs-1.0 genome:
- the LOC132184731 gene encoding uncharacterized protein LOC132184731, with protein sequence MDFAGAIQRSGFPELLVIVSLLFSAIVISTTNASIHGYDNELFREVGNAYLLSGGSEGIVASLTLDKSVASSIHDGRSYIRFDNITFWRSKAAADQHSDMEHSTGLIQVIIFEAADRNNIGGSAYGGQRAICCTPDLAKLEGCKQGEVIRRPSATNINWPVVLNVQFGGNYLHTKMAYEEVPITKTGMYNLFFVACDPKLKGLTMSGKTTWKNPDGYLPGRMAPLMKFYVFMSLAYLFLSVIWFSQYVRFWKDILQLQHCITTVIGLGLFEMILWYLEYVNFDSTGMRPVVVTTWVVTVGAVRKTLTRLLILSVSMGYGVVRPTLGGLTSKVLLLGITYFLASELLDITEYVGTINDISGRARLLLVLPDAFLDAFLILWIFTSLSRTLEQLQVKRSSVKLDIYRKFSNALAVTVVASVAWIGYEVYFKATDPFNERWRSAWVITAFWDILAFALLSVICYLWAPSQSSQRYAYSEEVGEESDDEEAQSLTRGKDEGDLSLVKLEKNVETNTILEQEDDGEEDKRQ encoded by the exons ATGGATTTCGCAGGAGCAATTCAAAGAAGTGGCTTTCCGGAGCTCTTGGTGATCGTTTCTCTCCTATTCTCAGCCATTGTAATCAGCACCACCAATGCCTCAATCCATGGCTACGACAACGAACTCTTCAGGGAAGTCGGCAATGCTTACCTTCTCTCCGGTGGCAGCGAAGGCATCGTTGCTTCTCTCACCTTAGACAAATCCGTCGCTTCTTCGATCCACGATGGCCGTTCTTATATCCG ATTTGATAATATAACCTTCTGGAGGAGCAAGGCTGCTGCTGACCAGCATTCAGACATGGAGCATAGTACCGGTTTAATACAAGTAATAATTTTTGAGGCTGCTGATCGTAATAATATAGGTGGTTCTGCATATGGTGGCCAAAGAGCTATATGCTGCACTCCTGATCTTGCTAAATTGGAAGGTTGTAAACAAGGTGAAGTCATTAGGAGACCTTCTGCAACAAATATTAACTGGCCCGTTGTTTTAAATGTACAGTTCGGTGGGAACTATTTACATACAAAAATGGCTTACGAGGAAGTTCCTATCACAAAGACTGGAATGTATAACTTGTTTTTTGTAGCATGTGATCCAAAACTCAAGGGGCTAACAATGAGTGGTAAAACAACATGGAAAAATCCTGATGGTTATTTACCTGGTAGGATGGCCCCATTGATGAAGTTTTATGTGTTTATGTCACTTGCCTATCTGTTTCTTAGTGTCATATGGTTCTCTCAGTATGTGAGATTTTGGAAGGATATACTGCAACTTCAGCATTGCATCACAACTGTCATTGGTCTCGGATTGTTTGAGATGATTCTTTGGTATCTTGAGTATGTAAATTTTGACAGTACTGGAATGAGGCCAGTTGTAGTTACAACTTGGGTTGTAACAGTTGGAGCGGTTAGGAAAACACTTACGCGCCTTCTTATTCTCTCTGTTTCAATGGGTTATGGTGTTGTGCGGCCCACTCTTGGTGGTCTTACCTCAAAGGTGCTGCTTCTTGGAATAACTTACTTTTTGGCATCGGAGTTGCTGGATATTACCGAGTATGTGGGGACCATCAATGACATATCGGGAAGAGCAAGGCTCCTTTTAGTTCTTCCTGATGCTTTCCTGGATGCATTTTTGATACTATGGATTTTTACATCTCTTTCAAGAACACTAGAGCAGTTACAG GTAAAAAGGAGTTCTGTAAAGTTGGATATATATAGGAAGTTCTCAAATGCATTAGCAGTGACAGTAGTTGCCTCAGTCGCTTGGATAGGATATGAG GTTTACTTCAAAGCAACAGATCCATTCAATGAGCGATGGCGGAGTGCTTGGGTCATCACTGCTTTTTGGGACATTCTCGCATTTGCATTGCTTTCTGTGATCTGCTATCTCTGGGCCCCATCTCAGAGCTCTCAACG GTATGCTTACTCTGAGGAAGTGGGAgaagaatctgatgatgaagaagCTCAATCTCTAACCAGGGGGAAGGATGAGGGTGATCTCAGTTTAGTCAAGCTAGAGAAGAATGTTGAAACAAATACCATTTTGGAACAAGAAGATGATGGGGAAGAGGATAAGAGGCAATGA